The following proteins are encoded in a genomic region of Longimicrobium sp.:
- the mrdA gene encoding penicillin-binding protein 2, with amino-acid sequence MPPFIERSLSPYNPFHPHARRKRALQAAGAIVLTLGTLGAAFFRTQVLRNSEFELRAEDNRFRVLPLAAPRGAVLDRDGRVIAETIIGYSLSLEPGPADSLRARLAPVAAVMGLDEARLQELEEWALRHPDEPVPISQNLTFEQVSWLEERAGRIPRLRLQSHPVRRYPAGPAVAHLVGYVGEIDDRELESEEFRGYRSGQNVGKSGVERQFERTLGGRLGARYVEVDARGKVVRRFGEELTEAPQPGGDVRLTLDLDLQRYAHEIWPKDKRGAVVAMIPSTGEILALYSAPNYDPNLLVGGIPREVWRQLNTDPGRPLLNRAASGTYPPGSTWKLATALVGLERGVITPQEVLPISCTGGMAYAGRYSRCWKREGHGPQDLIRAIANSCNVYFYQLGIRLTLDVLSREGTRLGFSRRTGIDLPGEKSGRFPTGKEWYVRRFGWKPTPSEVMSLAIGQGPNDQTPLRMAQFFSALAGDGTARAPHLRLDAQAPVETDLRVSRPTLEAVREGMARVIEEGGTAHAVELARWRLYGKTGTSQNTADPKKPHGWFTGFAGPRNGAPEIVVAVIVEFGESGSGSAAPIGAKLADFYLNRKHGFPTPPLPAPESARSAGAARGLPPNPPPDSAAD; translated from the coding sequence ATGCCGCCGTTCATCGAGCGCTCGCTGAGCCCGTACAACCCGTTCCACCCGCACGCCCGGCGCAAGCGCGCGCTGCAGGCGGCCGGGGCCATCGTGCTCACGCTGGGCACGCTGGGCGCCGCGTTCTTCCGCACGCAGGTGCTGCGCAACAGCGAGTTCGAGCTGCGCGCCGAGGACAACCGCTTCCGGGTGCTCCCGCTGGCCGCCCCGCGCGGCGCCGTGCTGGACCGCGACGGGCGGGTGATCGCCGAGACCATCATCGGCTACTCCCTGTCGCTGGAGCCGGGGCCGGCCGACTCCCTGCGCGCGCGCCTGGCGCCCGTGGCCGCGGTGATGGGGCTCGACGAGGCGCGCCTGCAGGAGCTCGAGGAGTGGGCGCTGCGCCACCCCGACGAGCCGGTGCCGATCTCGCAGAACCTCACCTTCGAGCAGGTGTCGTGGCTGGAGGAGCGCGCGGGCCGCATCCCGCGGCTGCGCCTGCAGTCGCACCCGGTGCGGCGCTACCCGGCGGGCCCGGCGGTGGCGCACCTGGTGGGGTACGTGGGCGAGATCGACGACCGCGAGCTGGAGAGCGAGGAGTTCCGCGGCTACCGCTCCGGGCAGAACGTGGGCAAGAGCGGGGTGGAGCGGCAGTTCGAGCGCACGCTGGGCGGCCGCCTGGGCGCGCGCTACGTGGAGGTGGACGCCCGCGGCAAGGTGGTGCGCCGCTTCGGCGAGGAGCTCACCGAGGCGCCCCAGCCGGGCGGCGACGTGCGCCTGACGCTGGACCTGGACCTGCAGCGCTACGCGCACGAGATCTGGCCGAAGGACAAGCGCGGCGCCGTGGTGGCCATGATCCCCTCCACCGGCGAGATCCTGGCGCTGTACTCGGCCCCCAACTACGACCCCAACCTGCTGGTGGGCGGCATCCCCCGCGAGGTGTGGCGGCAGCTGAACACCGACCCCGGCCGGCCGCTGCTGAACCGCGCCGCGAGCGGCACCTACCCGCCGGGCTCCACCTGGAAGCTGGCCACGGCGCTGGTGGGGCTGGAGCGCGGGGTGATCACGCCGCAGGAGGTGCTGCCGATCTCCTGCACGGGGGGGATGGCGTACGCGGGGCGCTACTCGCGCTGCTGGAAGCGCGAGGGGCACGGGCCGCAGGACCTGATCCGCGCCATCGCCAACTCGTGCAACGTCTACTTCTACCAGCTCGGCATCCGCCTCACCCTGGACGTGCTCTCGCGCGAGGGGACGCGGCTGGGCTTCTCGCGCAGGACGGGGATCGACCTGCCGGGCGAGAAGAGCGGGCGCTTCCCCACGGGGAAGGAGTGGTACGTGCGCCGCTTCGGGTGGAAGCCCACCCCCAGCGAGGTGATGAGCCTGGCGATCGGGCAGGGGCCCAACGACCAGACGCCGCTCCGCATGGCGCAGTTCTTCTCGGCGCTGGCGGGCGACGGCACCGCGCGCGCCCCGCACCTGCGCCTGGACGCACAGGCGCCGGTGGAGACGGACCTGCGGGTGAGCCGGCCCACGCTGGAGGCGGTGCGCGAGGGGATGGCGCGGGTGATCGAGGAGGGCGGCACCGCGCACGCGGTGGAGCTCGCGCGCTGGCGCCTGTACGGCAAGACGGGCACCTCGCAGAACACCGCCGACCCCAAGAAGCCGCACGGCTGGTTCACCGGCTTCGCGGGGCCCAGGAACGGCGCGCCCGAGATCGTCGTCGCCGTGATCGTGGAGTTCGGCGAGTCGGGCTCGGGCTCGGCGGCGCCGATCGGGGCGAAGCTGGCCGACTTCTACCTCAACCGGAAGCACGGCTTCCCCACGCCGCCGCTCCCCGCCCCCGAGTCCGCCCGCTCCGCCGGCGCCGCCCGCGGCCTCCCGCCGAATCCGCCGCCCGACAGCGCCGCGGACTAG
- a CDS encoding type II toxin-antitoxin system VapC family toxin encodes MAKLVEYKRLALPYPTLEWLEKALSYPGVQLLPLTPQIAAESTQLPREFHKDPADQILVATARVLGCPLVTADEKIRRYPHVQVLP; translated from the coding sequence GTGGCGAAGCTGGTGGAATACAAGCGCCTGGCGCTCCCGTACCCCACTCTCGAGTGGTTGGAGAAGGCCCTCTCCTATCCCGGCGTCCAGCTGCTCCCGCTCACTCCGCAGATCGCAGCCGAGTCCACGCAGCTGCCGCGCGAGTTCCACAAAGACCCCGCCGATCAGATCCTCGTCGCGACCGCCCGCGTGCTCGGGTGTCCGCTGGTGACCGCCGACGAGAAGATCCGCCGGTATCCGCACGTGCAGGTCCTGCCCTGA
- the rho gene encoding transcription termination factor Rho yields MTFPAQTAAAERPRPATAPDASGLLEILPSGSGFLRSAANGYQAADGDIFVSQSLIRRFGLRTGDRVEGPVGTPPGRGKSAPLAEVASVNGLPPEQARGRVDFGSLPATYPDEQLVLECESTRFRNRKDHTNRIIDLIAPLGKGQRALIVAPAKAGKTTVLQNIMEGISVNYPEAVLLVLLVDERPEEVTEMQMLGRGEVIASSFDCPAERHVAVAEMVLEHARRLVESGRDVVIVLDSLTRLARAYNTTERGTGRMLSGGIDSGALEKPKRFFGSARKVRGGTGSLTIIATALIETGSRGDEVIFEEFKGTGNSEIVLDRELADKRLFPAINVDKSATRREELLFPAHLLDKAHQLRRALNSLSPSDAIELLNKQLNDTRTNAELLGKLR; encoded by the coding sequence ATGACTTTTCCCGCACAGACGGCCGCTGCCGAGCGGCCGCGTCCCGCGACCGCACCCGACGCGTCGGGCCTCCTGGAGATCCTCCCCAGCGGCAGCGGCTTCCTGAGGAGCGCCGCCAACGGCTACCAGGCCGCCGACGGCGACATCTTCGTCTCGCAGTCGCTCATCCGCCGCTTCGGGCTGCGCACGGGCGACCGCGTGGAGGGCCCCGTCGGCACCCCGCCCGGGCGGGGGAAGAGCGCGCCGCTGGCCGAGGTCGCCTCGGTCAACGGCCTGCCCCCCGAGCAGGCCCGCGGGCGCGTGGACTTCGGCAGCCTGCCGGCCACCTACCCCGACGAGCAGCTGGTGCTGGAGTGCGAGAGCACGCGCTTCCGCAACCGGAAGGACCACACCAACCGCATCATCGACCTGATCGCCCCGCTGGGGAAGGGGCAGCGCGCGCTGATCGTGGCCCCCGCCAAGGCGGGCAAGACCACGGTGCTGCAGAACATCATGGAGGGGATCTCGGTGAACTATCCCGAGGCCGTGCTCCTGGTGCTGCTGGTGGACGAGCGCCCCGAGGAGGTCACCGAGATGCAGATGCTGGGGCGCGGCGAGGTGATCGCCTCCAGCTTCGACTGCCCGGCCGAGCGGCACGTGGCCGTGGCCGAGATGGTGCTGGAGCACGCCCGGCGCCTGGTGGAGAGCGGGCGCGACGTGGTGATCGTGCTGGACTCGCTCACCCGCCTGGCCCGCGCGTACAACACCACCGAGCGCGGCACGGGGCGCATGCTCTCGGGCGGCATCGACAGCGGCGCGCTGGAGAAGCCCAAGCGCTTCTTCGGCAGCGCGCGCAAGGTGCGCGGGGGCACGGGGAGCCTCACCATCATCGCCACCGCGCTGATCGAGACGGGGAGCCGCGGCGACGAGGTGATCTTCGAGGAGTTCAAGGGCACCGGCAACAGCGAGATCGTCCTCGACCGCGAGCTGGCCGACAAGCGCCTCTTCCCGGCCATCAACGTGGACAAGAGCGCCACGCGCCGCGAGGAGCTGCTCTTCCCGGCGCACCTGCTGGACAAGGCGCACCAGCTGCGGCGGGCGCTCAACTCGCTCTCGCCCAGCGACGCCATCGAGCTGCTCAACAAGCAGCTGAACGACACCCGCACCAACGCCGAGCTGCTCGGCAAGCTGCGCTAG
- a CDS encoding superoxide dismutase family protein codes for MMGVRTAVALGGAVLVLVACGPAAQQAAGPARPRAFTQPIYDAQGQEVGTLTATAQGRDSVRLAVVATRVPAGTHGTHLHAVGRCDTPDFTTAGPHLNPASRQHGLRNPRGPHLGDLPNLVVGAGGGGRLEATVAGTLNPGQAPLFDADGTALVIHAGADDQVTDPSGNSGARIACVVIAAPTN; via the coding sequence ATGATGGGTGTGAGGACGGCGGTGGCGCTCGGCGGGGCGGTGCTGGTGCTGGTGGCGTGCGGGCCGGCGGCGCAGCAGGCGGCGGGGCCGGCGCGGCCGCGCGCGTTCACGCAGCCGATCTACGACGCGCAGGGGCAGGAGGTGGGCACGCTCACCGCCACGGCGCAGGGGCGCGACTCGGTGCGGCTGGCGGTCGTGGCTACGCGGGTGCCGGCGGGGACGCACGGCACGCACCTGCACGCCGTGGGGCGCTGCGACACGCCGGACTTCACCACGGCGGGTCCGCACCTGAACCCCGCCAGCCGGCAGCACGGGCTGCGCAACCCGCGCGGCCCCCATCTGGGCGACCTGCCCAACCTGGTGGTGGGCGCGGGCGGCGGCGGGCGGCTGGAGGCCACGGTCGCCGGCACGCTGAACCCGGGGCAGGCGCCGCTCTTCGACGCCGACGGCACCGCGCTGGTGATCCACGCCGGCGCCGACGACCAGGTGACCGACCCCTCCGGCAACTCCGGCGCCCGCATCGCCTGCGTGGTGATCGCCGCACCCACGAACTGA